One Patescibacteria group bacterium DNA segment encodes these proteins:
- the pth gene encoding aminoacyl-tRNA hydrolase, producing the protein MKLLVGLGNPGKKYENTRHNTGFIVLENFRKEHFPAEKWKFEKKFNSEIILIKDYPCFKETPLKKVSPLLLMKPLTLMNNSGDAVVKVSQYYKIAPRDVTVIHDDLDIPLGESRLQKGRGAAGHHGVASIIAALGTKDFCRLRVGIDSPLRKKVNDDANFVLKNFSAKEQKALKEFPRQLAERLFCLCSRDLYGRLFNWRGQASPLHP; encoded by the coding sequence ATGAAACTACTCGTAGGTCTTGGAAATCCTGGAAAAAAATACGAAAACACGCGCCATAACACTGGCTTTATCGTGTTGGAAAATTTTAGAAAAGAACATTTTCCTGCCGAAAAATGGAAGTTTGAAAAAAAATTTAACTCGGAAATCATTCTAATTAAGGATTATCCCTGTTTTAAGGAGACTCCTTTGAAAAAGGTGTCTCCTTTGTTACTTATGAAACCTCTTACTCTTATGAATAATTCTGGGGATGCTGTAGTTAAAGTGTCCCAATATTACAAAATTGCGCCGAGGGATGTTACAGTAATCCATGATGATTTAGATATACCTTTGGGAGAATCCCGCTTGCAAAAGGGCAGGGGCGCCGCGGGGCATCATGGGGTTGCGTCTATTATAGCCGCTTTGGGGACAAAGGATTTTTGCCGTTTGAGGGTAGGGATAGATAGCCCTTTAAGGAAAAAGGTTAATGACGACGCTAATTTCGTCCTTAAAAACTTTAGTGCGAAAGAACAGAAGGCGCTAAAGGAGTTTCCCCGCCAGCTGGCGGAGAGACTCTTTTGTTTATGTAGCCGCGACCTTTATGGTCGCCTTTTTAATTGGCGAGGACAAGCCTCGCCGCTACACCCCTAA
- the rpsU gene encoding 30S ribosomal protein S21, with amino-acid sequence MVKVNVQPGESIEQALRRFNREVIEEGIIDEVKEREFYTKPSQIKREKNKIRQTKLNRDKRDNG; translated from the coding sequence ATGGTAAAAGTAAATGTTCAACCGGGAGAATCAATAGAACAAGCTTTACGGCGGTTTAATCGCGAGGTTATTGAAGAGGGTATTATTGATGAAGTTAAGGAACGGGAGTTTTACACGAAACCTTCGCAGATTAAACGAGAAAAGAATAAAATAAGACAAACCAAGCTTAATAGAGATAAGCGAGATAATGGGTAA
- a CDS encoding HIT domain-containing protein gives MSKLENSYREDCLFCKIVRGLEPSKKVLETDDFLVIHNKYPGAPTHLLVLDKSHNEKKQTISGEIAGYWDKMFGAANLAIKEVGLDKGYKLINNGGSYAHFEHEHLHVLGGEKF, from the coding sequence ATGTCAAAGCTAGAGAATAGTTATAGGGAAGATTGCCTTTTTTGCAAGATTGTGAGAGGATTGGAGCCTAGCAAAAAGGTTTTGGAGACGGACGATTTTTTGGTTATCCATAACAAATATCCCGGCGCCCCAACGCATCTTTTGGTTTTGGACAAAAGTCATAACGAGAAAAAGCAAACGATAAGCGGCGAAATAGCGGGGTATTGGGACAAAATGTTTGGGGCGGCAAACCTTGCTATAAAGGAAGTTGGTTTGGATAAGGGGTATAAACTGATTAATAACGGGGGGAGTTACGCTCATTTTGAGCACGAGCATTTGCATGTATTGGGGGGAGAAAAATTTTAA
- the ybeY gene encoding rRNA maturation RNase YbeY, whose product MDIITVSIVSGPEIKKLNKKYKGKNCPTDVLSFNLDEKLPNGDFVVGEIVINKDQARRQAKDYENRYEEEIAELVEHGVLHLLGVHHEE is encoded by the coding sequence GTGGATATAATAACGGTTTCTATTGTTTCGGGTCCCGAAATAAAAAAATTAAATAAAAAATATAAGGGTAAAAACTGCCCAACTGATGTATTGTCTTTTAATTTAGACGAAAAACTGCCAAACGGGGATTTTGTGGTGGGGGAAATTGTTATTAATAAGGACCAAGCAAGGCGCCAGGCGAAAGATTACGAAAACAGGTATGAAGAAGAAATAGCGGAGTTGGTGGAACACGGGGTTTTGCACCTTTTGGGAGTACACCACGAAGAGTAA